In Candidatus Pelagibacter ubique HIMB140, a single window of DNA contains:
- the bamE gene encoding outer membrane protein assembly factor BamE domain-containing protein, with translation MNKILYITFFLLIVSNCSTKPVIKHHGIHFLEKKQNDLKVKTSNTNDILKILGNPSTRSKFDNDVWIYIERKKTQSRIKNLGRMKIIENNVLVLEINKYGILEKKIFYDKNKMEELKIAEYSTKSGFDKETFIYSFMSSMRQKLNDPLGTRAKKRESISQR, from the coding sequence ATGAATAAAATATTATATATAACTTTTTTTCTTTTAATAGTTTCAAATTGTTCTACTAAACCTGTCATAAAGCATCATGGAATACATTTTTTGGAGAAAAAACAAAATGATTTAAAGGTTAAAACATCAAACACAAATGACATATTAAAAATTTTAGGCAATCCATCAACTAGAAGCAAGTTTGACAACGATGTATGGATATATATTGAAAGAAAAAAAACTCAATCAAGAATCAAAAATCTAGGAAGAATGAAAATTATTGAAAACAATGTTTTGGTTCTTGAAATCAACAAATACGGTATATTGGAAAAAAAAATTTTTTACGATAAAAACAAAATGGAAGAATTAAAAATAGCTGAATATTCTACAAAATCAGGTTTTGACAAGGAAACTTTTATTTATAGCTTTATGTCTAGCATGAGACAAAAGTTAAATGACCCTCTTGGAACGAGGGCCAAAAAACGAGAAAGTATTAGCCAGCGATAA
- a CDS encoding ubiquinol-cytochrome C chaperone family protein, producing MNTKYIYIYNNLINFTRNKDLYKYLNREDSFSDRLTLFLLHFSFFLKNYKNEENKKVLQEIYDFNFRQLELSIREIGYGDQSINKKMKDYINLFHSMVSEIHFWDDLSKSDKIEKLSIFLEDFNNIDNLLEYFDEFNLNLSKKTLNYYLKSVSNP from the coding sequence ATGAATACTAAATACATATATATTTATAATAATTTGATTAATTTCACTAGAAATAAAGATTTATATAAGTATTTAAATAGAGAAGATAGTTTTTCTGATAGATTAACTTTATTTTTACTTCATTTTTCATTTTTCCTCAAAAATTATAAAAATGAAGAAAATAAAAAAGTATTACAAGAAATTTACGACTTCAACTTCAGGCAATTAGAATTGAGTATTAGAGAAATTGGATATGGAGATCAATCTATAAACAAAAAAATGAAAGATTATATTAATTTGTTTCATTCTATGGTTTCAGAGATTCATTTTTGGGACGATTTATCAAAATCAGATAAAATTGAAAAATTATCAATATTTTTAGAGGATTTTAACAATATTGATAATTTACTTGAATATTTTGATGAATTTAACTTAAATTTATCAAAAAAAACTTTGAATTATTATTTAAAAAGTGTAAGTAACCCATAA